A portion of the Sulfuricurvum kujiense DSM 16994 genome contains these proteins:
- the argF gene encoding ornithine carbamoyltransferase produces the protein MRHFLTLKDYTKEEILEILTIGLEIKKEVKAKEFKPRMAGQTLAMIFEKSSTRTRVSFEVGMYQLGGHALFLSNRDIHLGRGEPVKDTARVISSMCDMVMIRTYEQAMLEEFALYSKVPVINGLSDSYHPVQLLADYMTMMECGKDKNPVVAYVGDGNNMTHSWLMLSAKLGFELRVATPKGYECDPAIIADALALAEQSGAKITFTNDPKEAVKGATVVTTDTWISMGQEEEKAQRIKAFEGYIVDEALMALATDDAIFLHCLPAYRGVEVSEAVLDGAQSVIFEEAENRLHAQKGLMVWLNKHR, from the coding sequence GTGAGACATTTTTTAACGTTAAAAGATTATACGAAAGAAGAAATACTGGAAATTTTGACGATCGGTTTGGAGATCAAAAAAGAGGTCAAAGCCAAAGAGTTTAAACCGCGTATGGCGGGGCAAACATTGGCGATGATTTTTGAAAAAAGCTCTACCCGCACCCGTGTCAGTTTTGAGGTCGGAATGTATCAGCTCGGCGGTCATGCCCTGTTTCTCTCCAACCGTGATATCCATCTCGGGCGCGGTGAGCCGGTCAAGGATACTGCACGTGTTATCTCATCCATGTGCGATATGGTAATGATTCGAACCTATGAGCAGGCTATGCTCGAAGAGTTCGCTCTGTATTCGAAAGTCCCCGTGATCAACGGCTTAAGCGACAGTTACCACCCGGTACAGCTGTTGGCGGATTACATGACGATGATGGAGTGCGGAAAAGATAAAAATCCGGTCGTAGCCTATGTGGGAGACGGTAACAATATGACCCATTCATGGTTGATGCTCTCTGCCAAACTCGGATTTGAACTGCGTGTCGCAACCCCTAAGGGATACGAATGCGATCCGGCAATTATTGCCGATGCACTTGCGCTTGCAGAGCAAAGCGGTGCCAAAATAACCTTCACGAACGATCCGAAAGAGGCTGTTAAGGGTGCTACCGTAGTAACCACCGATACGTGGATTTCGATGGGACAGGAAGAGGAAAAAGCGCAGCGCATCAAAGCGTTCGAAGGGTATATCGTTGATGAAGCACTGATGGCGCTCGCAACGGATGATGCGATCTTTTTGCACTGTCTTCCTGCTTATCGCGGAGTCGAAGTGAGTGAAGCGGTTCTGGACGGAGCTCAAAGTGTCATTTTTGAAGAGGCAGAAAACCGTCTTCATGCTCAAAAAGGGTTAATGGTTTGGTTAAATAAACATCGATAA
- a CDS encoding PP0621 family protein: protein MLKLLLLVGVVIGVYYLFFKKKALTPPSSDNSQEEAMIPCAKCGTYVQVKESLMRDGKYYCSRECLAA, encoded by the coding sequence ATGTTAAAGCTATTATTATTAGTCGGTGTAGTGATCGGAGTTTATTACCTTTTTTTCAAAAAGAAAGCTCTTACCCCTCCCTCTTCGGATAACTCACAGGAAGAAGCGATGATTCCGTGTGCCAAATGCGGGACATACGTACAAGTCAAAGAATCTCTCATGCGCGATGGCAAATATTACTGCTCGCGTGAATGTCTGGCGGCCTGA
- the hemB gene encoding porphobilinogen synthase has product MERFRRTRLNSQLRALVRETHVGVNDFIYPLFVRPGEGIKTEVASMPGVFQMSLDEILKECELLQSLGIHSIILFGIPEVKDSVGSDALCDHGIIATAVRAIKRAFPKMFVVTDLCFCEYTDHGHCGILDHVHETVDNDLTLGISAQQALVHARAGADMIAPSGMMDGIITTLRDALDGGGYVNLPIMSYSTKFASGYYGPFRDVAESVPSFGDRSTYQMDPANRREAIRESLVDEAQGADILMVKPALAYLDIIRDIREASSLPLAVYNVSGEYAMLKHAGAAGLIDYNRVMMETMVGFKRAGADIIISYHAKEVAALLS; this is encoded by the coding sequence ATGGAGCGTTTTCGCCGTACCCGTCTTAATTCCCAACTGCGCGCATTGGTTCGTGAGACCCATGTCGGGGTAAACGATTTTATCTATCCTTTGTTCGTTCGGCCGGGGGAGGGGATCAAAACGGAAGTCGCTTCGATGCCCGGTGTTTTTCAAATGAGCCTAGATGAGATTTTAAAAGAGTGCGAGCTTCTTCAATCGCTCGGAATTCATTCGATCATCCTTTTCGGTATCCCCGAAGTGAAAGATTCGGTCGGTTCCGATGCCCTTTGCGATCACGGGATAATCGCAACGGCGGTACGTGCCATCAAGCGCGCATTTCCTAAAATGTTTGTGGTGACCGATTTGTGCTTTTGTGAATATACCGATCACGGACATTGCGGTATTTTGGACCATGTTCATGAGACGGTGGATAACGATTTGACACTGGGGATCTCGGCGCAGCAGGCGTTGGTACATGCCCGTGCGGGTGCCGATATGATCGCACCTTCAGGGATGATGGACGGAATTATTACGACATTGCGCGACGCACTTGACGGCGGAGGGTATGTCAATCTTCCGATCATGAGCTATTCGACGAAATTCGCCAGCGGCTATTACGGACCGTTCCGTGATGTTGCCGAATCGGTTCCGAGTTTCGGCGACCGCTCTACGTATCAGATGGATCCGGCCAACCGGCGTGAAGCGATTCGGGAAAGTTTGGTCGATGAAGCACAGGGTGCCGATATTTTAATGGTGAAACCCGCTCTTGCTTATCTCGATATTATTCGCGATATCCGTGAAGCTTCTTCTCTTCCTCTGGCGGTTTATAATGTCAGCGGCGAGTACGCCATGCTCAAACATGCGGGTGCGGCGGGGCTCATCGATTATAATCGTGTTATGATGGAGACAATGGTCGGATTTAAACGCGCCGGTGCCGATATCATCATCAGTTACCATGCTAAAGAAGTGGCAGCTTTGCTGTCGTAA
- the rsmG gene encoding 16S rRNA (guanine(527)-N(7))-methyltransferase RsmG — MSHLKQLLAQYNVSVNEDFFEKIEQYKTLLEKWNKIHNLTGAKTLQQIDAFIVDAVIPITFLPSVKKAMDIGTGAGFPGMILAIAMPQTHFTLVEPLSKRASFLQFVKADLGLENVDVKALRAEQLKSEPYDLITSRAVTDTEMLLKLSEPFCREGSLLLFYKGEKVYDEIDETLDYTIIEAENRHYLLIKR; from the coding sequence ATGAGCCATTTGAAGCAGCTTTTAGCACAGTACAACGTGAGCGTAAACGAAGATTTTTTTGAAAAGATCGAGCAGTACAAAACATTGCTTGAGAAATGGAATAAAATCCATAATCTCACCGGAGCAAAAACGCTCCAGCAAATCGATGCATTTATCGTCGATGCCGTTATCCCCATCACGTTTCTACCTTCCGTCAAAAAAGCGATGGATATCGGGACGGGAGCCGGATTTCCGGGGATGATCCTGGCTATCGCTATGCCGCAAACCCATTTTACCCTCGTCGAACCCCTCTCAAAACGGGCCAGTTTTTTGCAGTTTGTCAAAGCCGATTTGGGACTTGAGAATGTTGACGTCAAAGCGCTCCGAGCCGAACAGCTCAAAAGCGAACCCTACGATCTGATAACCTCCCGCGCAGTTACCGACACCGAAATGCTCTTGAAACTGTCAGAACCGTTTTGCCGAGAGGGAAGCCTTTTACTCTTTTACAAAGGGGAAAAAGTGTATGATGAAATCGATGAAACACTCGATTACACTATTATAGAAGCAGAAAATCGCCATTATCTGCTCATAAAGAGATAA
- the ribA gene encoding GTP cyclohydrolase II, with product MALMKTTTPLFEKSSIANLPSKYGHFKIRVYKEGIQEHLAIFTENFELQESPLVRIHSECLTGDTFGSIKCDCNNQLHKALKLIAQEGGLIIYHRQEGRNIGLLNKINAYCLQDQGRNTIEANVELGFAPDQRTYDVVGEVFKDFNLTKIRLLTNNPAKVNVVEGFNVEITERVPVIIDPNPHNEGYLRVKKEQMGHDL from the coding sequence ATGGCACTAATGAAAACAACAACACCACTTTTTGAAAAATCATCCATTGCCAATCTCCCGAGCAAATACGGACATTTTAAAATCCGTGTCTATAAAGAGGGGATTCAAGAGCATTTAGCCATTTTTACCGAAAACTTTGAGCTACAAGAATCGCCGTTGGTCCGAATCCATTCGGAGTGCCTGACCGGAGACACTTTCGGCAGTATCAAATGTGACTGTAACAATCAGTTACACAAAGCTCTTAAGTTGATAGCCCAAGAGGGGGGACTGATCATTTATCACCGTCAAGAGGGGCGAAATATCGGTCTGCTGAACAAAATCAATGCCTACTGCCTCCAGGATCAGGGACGCAATACAATCGAAGCCAACGTCGAACTCGGCTTTGCCCCCGATCAGCGTACGTACGATGTAGTCGGTGAAGTTTTCAAAGATTTTAATCTTACAAAAATCCGTCTGCTGACCAACAATCCCGCAAAAGTAAATGTAGTCGAAGGATTCAATGTCGAAATTACCGAACGGGTTCCCGTCATTATCGATCCGAACCCTCATAACGAGGGATATTTACGGGTTAAAAAAGAACAGATGGGGCATGACCTATGA